One Vigna unguiculata cultivar IT97K-499-35 chromosome 7, ASM411807v1, whole genome shotgun sequence genomic region harbors:
- the LOC114189868 gene encoding protein indeterminate-domain 12-like: protein MFPSVMSNSNSLSEEATVSCGTRIAGLNHVVTTIISPQHPQKIKKKRNLPGNPDPDAEVIALSPKTLLATNRFVCEICNKGFQRDQNLQLHRRGHNLPWKLKQRNNKEVKKKAYVCPEPSCVHHNPSRALGDLTGIKKHYCRKHGEKKWKCEKCSKIYAVQSDWKAHSKTCGTREYRCDCGTLFSRKDSFITHRAFCDALAEESARLSANQLATSTTNPLVQSLFLFPTQQHNNNNINTTNFINPWDPNPNPNPSNLPTLHNTIKPESHNFHTPIFNNTNNISSPSLLLHHPPKTVITSPYGDLHVRPSNAATSAHLSATALLQKAATFGAAAITGPTHVTPLSMPELGTGSTQLDSVPPERYMNMRGLTNSDGLTRDFLGLTNGDAVNVSIDVKDMLTFTGGSVEYNHYHHQPYDHHHNHSNSLFKPQHGFGFLGTTTGPESWGNCE from the exons ATGTTCCCTTCAGTTATGTCCAATTCCAATTCCTTGTCCGAAGAGGCCACTGTCTCCTGTGGTACAAGAATCGCTGGACTCAATCACGTAGTCACAACAATCATTTCTCCACAACACCCTCAAAAGATCAAGAAAAAGAGAAACCTCCCTGGAAACCCTG ACCCGGATGCTGAAGTGATTGCTTTATCACCCAAGACTCTTCTAGCTACCAATAGATTTGTGTGTGAGATCTGCAACAAGGGTTTCCAGAGAGACCAGAACCTTCAGCTTCATAGGAGAGGACATAACCTCCCATGGAAGCTGAAGCAAAGGAACAACAAAGAGGTGAAAAAGAAAGCCTATGTTTGCCCGGAACCCTCATGCGTTCACCACAACCCCTCAAGGGCTCTCGGGGACCTCACAGGAATCAAGAAACATTACTGCAGAAAACATGGAGAGAAGAAGTGGAAATGTGAAAAGTGCTCAAAGATCTATGCGGTTCAGTCTGATTGGAAAGCTCACTCCAAAACTTGTGGTACTCGAGAATACAGATGTGATTGTGGAACCCTTTTTTCCAG GAAGGACAGCTTCATAACTCACAGAGCATTCTGTGATGCATTGGCTGAAGAAAGTGCAAGATTGTCAGCAAACCAATTGGCCACAAGCACCACAAACCCTTTGGTCCAATCCCTCTTTCTTTTCCCAACCCaacaacacaacaacaacaacatcaacaccACCAACTTCATCAATCCCTGGGacccaaacccaaaccctaaccctagcaACCTTCCAACCCTTCACAACACCATCAAACCTGAATCTCACAACTTCCACACCCCCATCTTcaacaacaccaacaacatCTCTTCTCCTTCATTGCTTCTTCATCATCCCCCCAAGACCGTCATAACCTCACCCTACGGTGACCTCCACGTCCGCCCCTCCAACGCTGCCACGTCAGCGCACCTCTCCGCCACTGCGCTGCTCCAGAAAGCTGCAACCTTTGGCGCCGCCGCCATCACGGGCCCCACTCACGTCACTCCGCTCAGCATGCCCGAGTTGGGAACCGGGTCGACTCAGCTGGACTCGGTGCCACCCGAACGCTACATGAACATGAGGGGCCTCACGAATAGCGACGGTCTCACCAGGGACTTTCTTGGCCTCACCAATGGCGACGCGGTGAACGTTAGCATCGACGTCAAGGACATGCTAACGTTCACGGGAGGGAGCGTAGAGTACAACCATTACCACCACCAACCCTACGATCACCATCATAATCATAGTAACTCGCTTTTCAAACCACAGCATGGGTTTGGATTCCTTGGGACAACCACTGGCCCCGAATCCTGGGGAAATTGTGAGTGA